In Candidatus Binatia bacterium, the DNA window GGGGGGCGAACTACTCGGGCCAGTCGAGTCCTCCCCCGGGAACTTTTTCCCAAGTCAGTTCGGGTTGGTTTCACACCTGCGGGGTCAGGCGGGATGGGACGGTAGCCTGCTGGGGTCTGAACGACTTTGGCCAATCGAGCCCACGCGCGGGAGTGTTCACGCAGGTGAGTGCCGGGTTCGATGAGAGTTGCGGTATCATGAGCGACGAAACGCTCGTGTGTTGGGGCGCCCACGCCCATGAGTTTCCAGGACGATTTTCTCAAGTCAGCGTGGGAGGCCTTCACACATGTGCGCTCACGAGGGATCGGACCGTGCAATGCTGGGGTCAAAGTTTGTACGGCGAGTCCGAGTTGCTGTCGGGACGTTCACTCAGGTGAGTGCCGGTGGGCAGCACGCCTGCGGACTTCGCAGCGATGGCGCGGTCGAATGCTGGGGTTCCGACGAGTATGGCCAAGCGAGTCCGCCGGCAGGCACGTTCTCGCAGGTGAGCGCGGGTGCGGGTCACACGTGCGGCGTTCGTGGCGATGGGAGCCTTGAATGCTGGGGTAACAACGATTTCGGGCAAGCCAGCCCACCTCGGGTTGTATTCCGGCAAGTGAGCGCGGGGGTTGCACATAGCTGTGGCGTGCGGACTGACGGAACGGTGGCATGCTGGGGCGGCGGCAGATTACAGGTCCCCACCCCCGGCGTATGCGATTCTTCCAGCCCTACGGCCACCCTGACTCTAACGCCCGCCACACCTTCGCCAGTGCCGACGGTGACGCCCAGCGCCACTTCGAGCCGCGTGTTCACCGCCACGCTAACAGCGACTCCCACGCCGTCCCCGTCGCTCACGGCGAGACCGAGTGCGACTTCGACACACACGCCCACGCCCACAGAACGCCCTTCGCCCACGGCGATACCGACACGAACTCGCACGCCCACCTTGACCCGAACGCCGACGCCCACGCTGAGTCCGACGATTACGCCTCTTAGTAGGCCGCTGCCCTCGCCCGTCCTCCGCTATCCAGCGAACCAAAGCCAGGGTGTTGCCTCGGCGCCCGTTTTTTCCTGGTCGAGCGTTACCGGAGCAGACCGATACTGGGTGCTGGTTGCCGAATCCGAGGCGGCTTTGCCGCGCGATCCTTCCGTAAGGAGCTGTCCGGGGTGCCTGATAAGTTGCGTCGTTGAGTCGACGAGTCACACTGCCGGGGGGCAGGTGTACCCAAGGGCGAAGTGCGCGACTGGGCCCCGAGCGCACGTACTTCTGGCAGGTGCAAGCCTTGGATACGTCGGTTTTCCCGACCCGCGAAAGCGGTTTCTCGGAGCGTTGGCGCTTTCGCACGCAGGCGGTCGCCGCCGAACCCACGTGGGCGCTCGTTATCACTGGGGAAGAGGGAGGGAACATCGGTAGGCAGACAGTCAGCCTCCCGTTCCAGATTCGCGTGCGCCTAGTGGACGGGAGCGGGGCTCCACAGAATTGGAGCGGGCAGGTGACGCTCCGAGCGACCACTGGGAGCGTTTCCCCCAGGGCCATAAGCCTGGTGGCCGGCTCGGGCAGCGCCACGATTACTTTGAACACCCCAGGAAGGGGAGTACGGATCGTCGCCCAGGGCGCAGGCCTAACTGGCGAAAGTGCTCCTTTCGACGTTCAGGTGCCCGAAACGTGTCGTCCCGCAACGCTGACGGGCACAGTGAAGAGGGGAGGTTTGGACCCCTTCGTCGCAACACTGGTTTTGGTGGAGCAGGGCACGGGTGAGGTCCAGGAATTCCCCGTTTGGGGAGGCAGTTTCGAAATCTCGGTGCCAGCAGGAGATTATCGCGTGCGCGCTCGGACAGATGAGGATCGCGGCGAAAGCGACGAGGGTCGGATTCAGCTATCGTGCGCGGGCACCGCGAGGGTGGACTTCAACGTCCGCTCGCCCTGTAACCCTCTAGGACTTACGCCGGTACTGCTCGTGCCAGGAATCCCGGGTTCCACGAAAAGGAACTGGGCGGGATCGTTGGTTCCCTACATTTCCGGAACCGGAGTCCGACCCGAGGAACTCTCTCTTTTCGACAGCAGTGCGACCGGCGGCGGATGGGCGCGACTGAAGGAAGTCCTGAAAGAGAAAGGCTATCAGGAAGGGTGCACCCTTTTTGAGGCGCCCTATGACTGGCGCTTGCATATTCAGGATTCGGTAAC includes these proteins:
- a CDS encoding hypothetical protein (possible pseudo, internal stop codon, frameshifted); amino-acid sequence: MTVGAFHACGLRPNGTAECWGSFYSSHNELNPPEGTFDQVTAGLFHNCGVRTDGTVACWGANYSGQSSPPPGTFSQVSSGWFHTCGVRRDGTVACWGLNDFGQSSPRAGVFTQVSAGFDESCGIMSDETLVCWGAHAHEFPGRFSQVSVGGLHTCALTRDRTVQCWGQSLYGESELLSGRSLR